A segment of the Oncorhynchus tshawytscha isolate Ot180627B linkage group LG06, Otsh_v2.0, whole genome shotgun sequence genome:
ACTATGGGTTTTTGGAAAGGGGGCTTTCATTCTAGAaccaaaaaatatttttcaacagACAAGTGTCCCGCTGTTGTGGACAACTGACACATCTACTGTACTTTCAAGGTGTTGATGTTTTATCATTTCATTGTCACTAACTGAAACGGTATAACCTGGGTTCGTGGAGTTAAGAGGGGGAGAAAAAAGAACCAACCATGATAACGTCTGCCGGTAAGCAGTAACATACTAGCAAATGTCAGCGTTTTGTAAAAGATTGCTAATGGTAGCAAGCTAGCATCCATTGATTTAGCTGAGTCACATAGCTAActggttagctaactagctatctaACCAGTTTACAGACTTTTAAAACTCACAGTTAGCTAATTTAGCTGCTGTACGTTAACaaatgttagctagttacctaTGTGGCTGGATAACAACTTTATTCCTATCATATTGTTTCATGTCTATAGTCGCCATTAACGTTAGTCGTTGGACAATGACGTTAGCCAGatggctagctaacattagccaggaATTTACCGACCGCGTTGGTTAGCTGCTGACGTTACCTAGCTGTGCCCTGGCAAACTAACGTAGTTAGCTAGTTTATAATGTAATATTTTCATAGCCCGGTAAACGGGCGGCATGTAGCCCGGCGGCTAGGATTTCTAGTCACTCCTGCTCCTAGTagcagtgttgggccagtaaccgaaaggtagctgggtcgaatccccgagccgacaacgTTTAAGTCTGCCCCTGGTCAAACTCGGAAGGGAAAGGGGAGACGTAGTCCAGTTATTAAATTGAAATGTGTCGATTAAGACACCTCTCTGATTTccgaggggttgggttaaatgcggaagacacatttcagttgaatgtattCAGTTATACAACTGGCAAGATTTCCCCTTTTCCCTTTCGAGTTTGACCTGTTTAAGCTTCACATGAAACTTTTCTATGTCAGTCATAAATGGTTAACGTTTTCTGTCTAACCTAGCTAGTTACGTTACGTACACTGAAGTGCATCAGGGTTCACACTAACATCAGGGTTTACACACACATCAGGGTTTATCCATGATGTTGAAACTGACTACACATCATTTGATTTTTAGCTGGAATCATCTCACTGCTGGATGAGGAGGAGCCCCAACTCAAGGTATCATGAATTTAAGCTTGTTATCCAGTGAGAATACACCAGTAGTCACCAACCATGGCCCCAGAGAAGACAAAAAGCCTTGTACAATAACATTAAAGACCATCATAAGTAGCTAGTTAGTGGAAGCAGTCATTAGTGCTGGACAGTAGCTCTCCTGGACCATGTTTGGTGACCGCTAACATTCCTATTGACTTGGCAATGATTATTCTTGACTATTGTTTGCGTAAAGTGTCTTaacatttgtaatttttttttgctTGTAGGAGTTTGCTCTGCACAAGCTGAACTCCATTGTCAATGACTTCTGGGCTGAGATATCGGGATCTGTTGACAAAATGTAAGTTTTTAAACAAGGTGAAAAAAGCCACAAATATTTACATGGTCAGTTCAAATtggcaatatgtcactttttgggcaacctgaccaaattcacttAACGTTCTGTTTCTGCTTATTTTAACtctcggttttgtacaccagcttcaaacagctgaaacaacaatatttttggttCTGTAAAGTAtttttcacagcagtttagatgatacattgattctctacactatagtTAACTTagtttgtcacaaactgaaattaggcaaactatttagTTTAAGCAATCAGGAAATggcggagtgatttctgcatagtgcaacttTAATTAGAATAAAGAAATTACTCAAGGGGGGAAAAAATGTGTTCTCTCCTCACAGCGAGGTCCTGTATGAAGATGAGACATTTCGGAGCAGGGCGTTTGCTGCCTTGGTGGCTTCCAAAGTGTTCTACCACCTCGGGGCGTTTGATGAGTCGTTGAACTACGCTCTGGGTGCAGGAGACCTTTTCAATGTCACAGACGACACTGAATATGTGGAGACCATTATCGGTGAGTGATGTCACAACTGCATGTTTTGGTATCCACAAGTATTCCATCTTAGTACTGACCTCAAGGGCTTCTAATGCTAATCCATAGGCTTACCTTTTTAGTTACATTACACATAGTCACCTCCAACAATGTTCAATTTATGTATACCCACTGTTGCTAATTTAGATATCAACACACTGATGCATGCCACTAATCATGGCAAttgattattccacagcggtaTACAGTAGTTCTTTGATGACCTCTGGTCTTTTCCCCGTAGCCAAATGCATTGATCACTACACCAAGCAGCGGGTGGAGAACGCTGAGCTTCCTGAGGACGAGGAGAAGAAGAGCATCGACCCCCGGTTGGAGGGCATCGTCAACAAGATGTTCCTGCGTTGCCTGGGCGACCATAAGTACAAGCAGGCCATCGGCATTGCCTTGGAGACTCGACGCCTGGACATCTTCGAGAAGACTATCCTTGAATCGGTCAGTGGCTCCGGGTCGTCTTCTGAACACATTCTGTTTTGGTTCCACAGATTGTTTAATTTGGCGCAACTTCTACttaatgtaataaataaataattagctTAATGAAAATCCACAGATCCACGACTTTTGGTTTAGCCTACATTTTAttgaaatgtttttgttgtgGTTTAAAACAACTTACATTTTATGTTGAGATCCTAACCCTCTTCCTTTTTTCTTGTACAGAATGACGTTAGTGGCCTACTGGCCTACAGCCTGAAGGTCTGCATGTCACTAATGCAGAACAAGAAGTTCCGCAACGAGGTCCTCCGAGTGCTGGTCAAGCTCTACATGAATCTGGAGAAGCCTGACTTCATCAACGTTTGCCAGGTAACGGGGAGAAAGCACACTTCAAATTGggatctgatttaaaaaaaatatccattcAGCTGCCTGCAGTTTGGTGGTGCGATGGTTATCTGATTTCACAATCTGAAACAGTACCATCCTGATCCAGTGGAATTACATAGTCATTCAATAGTGAATTTCTTTGAAAATAAACAGTCACGTGTACACGTTATTGTTAGAGGGGGGAAACTGTGCATAATGAAATGAAAAGATCCACTAAATATTGTTCACCTTAAATCTAACAATGCTTCTGTCTGAGGTGGATCTTTATGAGGTTGCATGTGCCCAAACCCACACGTGTTACCAGCAGAGGCAGTCACTTTGAGGCTGACTACAGACTATTGCTCTTTATTCCTCCTCACCCCACCTGAATCTCTTTTTGATTACTGCAATTCAGCTTTTAGCTGCAAATATGTACAATATCAAATAAACCCATCTTACTAATATGAGGAAGGAACCACTTGACCACCATGCATCACACTcaaactctgtctctcctccttctctttctcctccacagTGCCTGATCTTCCTGGACGACCCACAGGCGGTGAGCGACATCCTGGAGAAGCTGGTGAAGGAAGACAACCTGCTGATGGCCTACCAAATCTGCTTCGACCTGTACGAGAGTGCCAGCCAGCAGTTCCTCTCCTCCGTCATCCAGAACCTGCGCACCGTGGGCACGCCCATCCCCGCCGTGCCTGGCTCCACCAACACAGGCACCGTGCCCATCGCAGACAAAGACAGGTGCGTGAGGATGAGGGTGTAGTCACAGGGTGAGATGGGTAGGTTGGGGAAAGATGATGGGAAAATGTGAAGGAAATGTAGTACGATCGGTGTAGGTGAAATATCTTGACACATCACAGGTAACCTACTGTGATACAAAGTTGATTTAGCcaatatgttttaaaaaatgtctcAGTGATGCTATGGAGACGGACGACAAGGCCAGCAGCTCCCCTGCAGGAAAAGCTGCAGACAGTGTGAGTAGCTCTACTTGGTGCTTCTTTATGGCCATGCAGAGAAGCTGTCAATTTTATATAACTGTTCTTGTCACCCAAATTAATGGGTCTTCCCTTCCTCTGCTTGCATAGAAGGACGAGCCTAAGGACCAGAACGCGAAGATGATCAAAATTCTCAGTGGAGAAATGGCCATCGAATTTCATCTGCAGTTCCTCATCCGgaacaacaacacagacttaATGATTctcaagaacacaaaggtaaagGATCCCATTATGAGTATTAAACAGGCTATGTATTGCATGTTACATAGGCATATGACATGTACTGCATTATTAAAAAGGCTTTCacaattatttttgttgttgctttgtctACCTAATCCAGGATGCAGTCCGAAATTCAGTGTGTCACACAGCCACGGTCATAGCCAACTCCTTCATGCATACGGGGACCACAAGTGACCAGTTCCTCAGGTATAGCCACTATACTATAACATCACTAGCTATAGCATAAACACATAGAGAATATCACTTTCTGTTTTGCCAGCACACTTCATAACATACCCTCCAGGAAgttgtatttatatataaaaaaatatatatatttatatttcgtTGTGTTGGTGGTAATGTGGTACATTCTATTGGTGTGAGGCAGACCTGGCTtctgagtattttcaaataatgtggcTGAAATCAACTACTTCTACTTGAAGTATTTAAAATAATTCCTATAAATAGCCTACTATTATTTCCAAATGCATTATTTCAAATACTCCTAGGACCTGTGTTCAAATGCATCGGAGTACTTATTTGAATTTGTATGTACTCTGTATTAAATAACATTTTCTAATAAATGCTTATACTTCCCAATtttatttccaaatacattccaatattcaactacttaTATTTTCTCCCCAAAAATATTTGAATGTTATTTATATAATCAAAATAGTTTTTGGCTGAAGCCTGGTGTGGGGATATAAAGGGTTAATGCTGTGTTTGGCTGTGTGATGGGATTTTATTCATTCTTTCAACAGAGAGAACTTGGAGTGGCTTGCAAGAGCCACCAACTGGGCCAAGTTCACAGCCACAGCCAGTCTTGGCGTCATTCACAAGGTAAACTTTAGCGGGAACTATTTAAAACGTAAGAGgatatctctgtttttctgatttaaaaaaatatatatatatatttaaaaaaaaaagtttcactGAATAATCTGCATATTTTCAGGGTCACGAGAAAGAGGCACTGCAGTTGATGGCCACTTATCTGCCCAAAGACACCTCACCCGGATCAGCCTACCAGGAGGGAGGTGGCCTGTATGCCCTCGGGCTAATCCACGCCAACCACGGGGGGGACATCATCGACTACCTGCTCAGTCAGCTCAAGAACGCCAGCAACGACGTGAGTGGCAACATGCAGACACGTCACATTTCCCTTAATCAATTCCAAATCAACCCATATCCCCCACCCCTTTGGTTACTTAGATTTGATCGGATGTGTGTGTAAAGGCATCTGCATGATACCCAGCCGAAACAGTTCAGAACAGTTTGTGCTTATATTATAAACTAtttgacacgttttttttaaaattgagaaaTACTGAATCAAAAAATTTTGATGTACAATTGCGCGACTAAGATCTCGGCAAAAACATAAATTAATTTATTGAGTTTCTTGAATTGATTTCTTGAGTTCTCTTCGatgaattctgactattttgaggaagtgtctACTGGCTACAGCatctcaagatggacaaacagtacgATTGGCACTTTTTTCTAGTTTTTCAAGCGTAGGTCTTTTTTAAGGGAGTAAGCGAACACACTCGTTCGGTTCCGGCTAGGCGCCAgtcaaactgaagcatgctgatgcATTAAGCAATACGGAGATTATTCCAACGAAGCCCATCAGGGGGATATCATGTCACATTTGAGTTGAAATCAAAGTTATATTTGTGTCTGTGATGGCTGTTTTGGTTTGCTTTGTTTCCTCCCACAGATTGTTCGTCACGGGGGAGGTCTGGGCCTGGGATTGGCTGCTTTGGGTACAGCCAGGCAGGATGTGTACGATCTGCTCAAGTCTAACCTGTACCAGGACGATGCAGTCACAGGTACACGACCCTGAACAGACAGTGAGGCATTTGGTGCTAGTCGAGTTCAAATTTAGCCAActattatacactgaacaaaaatataaaagcaacaattcaaaaggttttactgagttatagttcctaaaaggaaatcagtaaattgaaataaattcggTAGGTCCTAAACTATGGATGTCACACGACTGGGAGTACAGATgcgtgttttttttaaatggtaggggtgtggatcaggaaACAGATCGGGATCATGCCGTGCGACATCTCCTTTGCGTGTAGTTCATCAGgctgattgtggaatgttgtcccactcctcttcaatggctaggtgaagttgctggatattggtcggaactggaacatgctgttgtacacgttgatccagagcatcccaaacatgctcaatgagcgacatgtctgagtatgcaggacatggaagaactgggacatattCTTCCAGgaagcttccaggaattgtgtacagatccttacgacATGGGACTGTgctttatcatgctgaaatatgaagtgatggtggcagatgaatgacATGACAATAGGTCATAGTATCGCTGTCCGTTCAaatttccatcgataaaatgGAATTGTTTGTTGTCCATAGATTATGCCGCCTGCCCATAccgtaaccccaccgccaccatggggcactctgttcacaaccgTGACCTCAGCATAacgctcgcccacatgacaccaTGCATATGGtcgcggttgtgaggccagttggacgtactaccaaattctctaaaactacgttGGAGTCTGCTTATGATAGAGATTTGAGCATTCCCTCAAAATATGA
Coding sequences within it:
- the psmd1 gene encoding 26S proteasome non-ATPase regulatory subunit 1 isoform X1, translating into MITSAAGIISLLDEEEPQLKEFALHKLNSIVNDFWAEISGSVDKIEVLYEDETFRSRAFAALVASKVFYHLGAFDESLNYALGAGDLFNVTDDTEYVETIIAKCIDHYTKQRVENAELPEDEEKKSIDPRLEGIVNKMFLRCLGDHKYKQAIGIALETRRLDIFEKTILESNDVSGLLAYSLKVCMSLMQNKKFRNEVLRVLVKLYMNLEKPDFINVCQCLIFLDDPQAVSDILEKLVKEDNLLMAYQICFDLYESASQQFLSSVIQNLRTVGTPIPAVPGSTNTGTVPIADKDSDAMETDDKASSSPAGKAADSKDEPKDQNAKMIKILSGEMAIEFHLQFLIRNNNTDLMILKNTKDAVRNSVCHTATVIANSFMHTGTTSDQFLRENLEWLARATNWAKFTATASLGVIHKGHEKEALQLMATYLPKDTSPGSAYQEGGGLYALGLIHANHGGDIIDYLLSQLKNASNDIVRHGGGLGLGLAALGTARQDVYDLLKSNLYQDDAVTGEAAGLALGLVMLGSKSAQAIEDMVGYAQETQHEKILRGLAVGIAMVMYGRMEEADTLIESLCRDKDPILRRSGMYTVGMAYCGSGNNKAIRRLLHVAVSDVNDDVRRAAVESIGFIMFRTPEQCPSVVSLLSESYNPHVRCGAAMALGICCAGTGNKEAINLLEPMTNDPVNYVRQGALISSALIMIQQTEVTCPKVNQFRQLYSKVINDKHDDVMAKFGAILAQGILDAGGRNVTISLQSRTGHTHMPSVVGLLVFTQFWFWFPLSHFLSLAFTPTAIIGLNKDLKMPKVQYRSNCKPSTFAYPPALEVPKEKEKEKVSTAVLSITAKAKKKEKEKEKKEKEEEKMEVEVQEAEKEKKDEEKEKEKEKEKEKEKKKEPEPNFQLMENPARVMPAQLKVLNMPETCRYQPFKPLHTGGIIIMKDTSEEEEELVEPVSAHGPKIEEEEQEPEAPESFEYVDE
- the psmd1 gene encoding 26S proteasome non-ATPase regulatory subunit 1 isoform X2, whose amino-acid sequence is MITSAAGIISLLDEEEPQLKEFALHKLNSIVNDFWAEISGSVDKIEVLYEDETFRSRAFAALVASKVFYHLGAFDESLNYALGAGDLFNVTDDTEYVETIIAKCIDHYTKQRVENAELPEDEEKKSIDPRLEGIVNKMFLRCLGDHKYKQAIGIALETRRLDIFEKTILESNDVSGLLAYSLKVCMSLMQNKKFRNEVLRVLVKLYMNLEKPDFINVCQCLIFLDDPQAVSDILEKLVKEDNLLMAYQICFDLYESASQQFLSSVIQNLRTVGTPIPAVPGSTNTGTVPIADKDSDAMETDDKASSSPAGKAADSDEPKDQNAKMIKILSGEMAIEFHLQFLIRNNNTDLMILKNTKDAVRNSVCHTATVIANSFMHTGTTSDQFLRENLEWLARATNWAKFTATASLGVIHKGHEKEALQLMATYLPKDTSPGSAYQEGGGLYALGLIHANHGGDIIDYLLSQLKNASNDIVRHGGGLGLGLAALGTARQDVYDLLKSNLYQDDAVTGEAAGLALGLVMLGSKSAQAIEDMVGYAQETQHEKILRGLAVGIAMVMYGRMEEADTLIESLCRDKDPILRRSGMYTVGMAYCGSGNNKAIRRLLHVAVSDVNDDVRRAAVESIGFIMFRTPEQCPSVVSLLSESYNPHVRCGAAMALGICCAGTGNKEAINLLEPMTNDPVNYVRQGALISSALIMIQQTEVTCPKVNQFRQLYSKVINDKHDDVMAKFGAILAQGILDAGGRNVTISLQSRTGHTHMPSVVGLLVFTQFWFWFPLSHFLSLAFTPTAIIGLNKDLKMPKVQYRSNCKPSTFAYPPALEVPKEKEKEKVSTAVLSITAKAKKKEKEKEKKEKEEEKMEVEVQEAEKEKKDEEKEKEKEKEKEKEKKKEPEPNFQLMENPARVMPAQLKVLNMPETCRYQPFKPLHTGGIIIMKDTSEEEEELVEPVSAHGPKIEEEEQEPEAPESFEYVDE